A single region of the Paramicrobacterium fandaimingii genome encodes:
- a CDS encoding glycosyltransferase family 2 protein translates to METRVTALVVAHRDVEHLRRTLDALDEQTRRADAVVAIAFDASDEVRGLLEERRVDRLVTSKEQLTFGRALAEGERTLADPESDDEFLWLLAQDNAPQKRALERLLARFETAPSAAVAGPKLVDWNDASRLRGVGETVTTHGKTVTYVDDQLDQGQYDTMSDVLAVASPGMLVRRTVWRDLDGFDPALGPIDDGLDFCIRARLTGKRVVLAPGSTVAVSGDGIAGAPRSRRWSVKYKRARLARAAELHRRLVYAPAVSVFWTWLLLIPLAIVRSIWLLIRKQPELIAAEFRAAAWVAFGGTHVPAARRRLASAKVVGWSALADLKISTREHTRRKRLEREDGVPLGSVERGDLRFFTGGGGWILLASVVVGAILFIRFVPATTLSGGGLLPLSDDVWGLWQNIGYGWRSVGDGFVGAADPFAVVLAILGTLTFWQPSYSLIILWILALPLATLTAWFAATRLTERSGYRNLGAIAWTLSPAFLLALAEGRPAAVLAHILLPVLFSAGVVAARSWGAAAAASLVLALVAACAPSLIPALLILWLAAVLIARARFGRVLFIPVPLLALFGPLIWQQGVVGGRWLALLADPGKPLGSPDVSVTDLLLGLPQAGLAGWRDAAAALGLPPTLIEVGVPVLVGLVALVGLFGLFIPGVLRRVALWGVAALGFATALASAHIAVTFVGVEATSIWPGPGLSLMWLGIVGAAVSTCDSLRIRGSIPAIVSGISVAALAAPALLIVPLGAGAIASSDGRTLPAYVTAAADGDPGLGTLRITPTDDGTVVATVIRGTGEFLDSQSTLVNTGALVADANGDLARLTGNIVSVSGRAFTPDLQKQGIEFLLLTATPDSASEEQQAIAVRAETALDANAELENVGVTQVGTLWRTADEVTGREAGDVRSVGTVLSLAALIAMTLIALLMAIPTSSSREAARMSPRTVGRRDNNEGMVVRDPLDDQDFLADPDAEAEPEWADVVTLPGAEPPARSTDDGAEKTDETGDDRE, encoded by the coding sequence ATGGAAACACGAGTCACTGCACTCGTCGTCGCCCATCGCGACGTCGAGCACCTGCGCCGCACCCTCGACGCGCTCGACGAACAGACGCGTCGCGCCGATGCGGTGGTCGCCATCGCCTTCGACGCCTCTGACGAGGTGCGGGGGCTCCTTGAGGAACGCCGCGTTGATCGGCTCGTCACCTCGAAAGAGCAGCTGACCTTCGGCAGGGCGCTCGCCGAGGGGGAACGCACCCTCGCCGACCCCGAGAGCGACGACGAGTTTCTCTGGCTCCTTGCTCAAGACAACGCCCCACAGAAGAGAGCGCTTGAGCGGCTGCTGGCTCGCTTTGAGACGGCGCCCTCCGCGGCGGTCGCCGGCCCGAAGCTGGTCGACTGGAATGACGCTTCTCGACTCAGAGGAGTCGGCGAAACGGTGACGACGCACGGCAAGACCGTCACGTACGTCGACGATCAGCTCGATCAGGGTCAGTACGACACGATGAGCGATGTTCTTGCCGTTGCCTCGCCCGGCATGCTCGTGCGCCGAACGGTGTGGCGTGACCTTGACGGCTTCGACCCGGCTCTCGGGCCCATCGACGACGGCCTCGACTTCTGCATTCGCGCTCGTCTCACCGGAAAGCGCGTCGTTCTCGCGCCGGGATCGACAGTCGCCGTCTCCGGTGATGGAATCGCCGGTGCGCCGCGGTCGCGTCGATGGAGCGTCAAATACAAGCGCGCACGGTTGGCGAGAGCCGCGGAACTCCACCGCCGTCTCGTGTACGCGCCCGCCGTTTCCGTCTTCTGGACCTGGCTTCTGCTGATTCCGCTCGCAATCGTGCGGTCGATCTGGCTGCTCATTCGAAAGCAGCCAGAACTGATCGCAGCGGAGTTTCGTGCCGCTGCCTGGGTCGCATTCGGGGGGACGCACGTGCCCGCTGCGCGCAGACGGCTCGCCTCGGCAAAGGTTGTCGGCTGGTCAGCACTCGCCGATCTCAAGATTTCAACCCGAGAGCACACTCGACGCAAACGTCTCGAGCGAGAAGATGGCGTTCCCCTCGGGTCCGTCGAGAGAGGCGATCTGCGGTTCTTCACGGGCGGCGGTGGGTGGATTCTTCTGGCGTCGGTCGTCGTCGGGGCGATCCTGTTCATCAGGTTTGTTCCCGCGACCACGCTGTCTGGCGGTGGCCTGCTTCCGCTCAGCGATGATGTCTGGGGTCTATGGCAGAACATCGGGTACGGCTGGCGAAGTGTCGGCGATGGCTTCGTCGGCGCGGCCGATCCGTTCGCCGTTGTGCTTGCGATTCTCGGCACTCTCACCTTCTGGCAGCCATCGTATTCGCTCATCATTCTCTGGATTCTCGCGCTGCCCCTCGCGACGCTCACCGCCTGGTTCGCCGCAACGCGACTCACCGAGCGCAGCGGCTACCGCAACCTCGGCGCCATCGCGTGGACGTTGTCGCCCGCGTTCCTGCTTGCCCTCGCGGAGGGGCGGCCGGCGGCCGTCCTTGCGCACATTCTGCTTCCCGTGCTCTTCTCGGCGGGCGTCGTTGCGGCGCGCTCGTGGGGTGCCGCTGCAGCGGCATCCCTCGTGCTCGCCCTTGTCGCGGCCTGCGCGCCGTCTCTGATTCCCGCCCTGCTCATTCTGTGGCTCGCCGCTGTGCTGATCGCGCGTGCTCGTTTCGGCCGCGTGCTGTTCATTCCCGTGCCGCTTCTCGCGCTGTTCGGACCGCTCATCTGGCAGCAGGGCGTTGTGGGCGGTCGCTGGCTCGCCCTGCTCGCCGACCCGGGCAAACCGCTTGGCTCGCCCGATGTCAGCGTCACCGATCTGCTTCTCGGACTTCCCCAGGCGGGGCTGGCCGGATGGCGCGATGCTGCGGCAGCCCTCGGTCTGCCGCCAACGCTGATCGAGGTCGGCGTGCCCGTCTTGGTGGGGCTCGTTGCACTCGTGGGTCTCTTCGGGCTCTTCATTCCCGGCGTGTTGCGCCGTGTCGCCCTGTGGGGCGTCGCTGCGCTCGGCTTCGCCACGGCGCTCGCCTCCGCGCACATCGCCGTCACCTTCGTCGGCGTCGAGGCGACGAGCATCTGGCCCGGCCCAGGACTCAGCCTCATGTGGCTTGGAATTGTCGGCGCTGCCGTGTCGACCTGCGACAGCCTGAGAATCCGCGGGAGCATCCCCGCGATCGTCTCCGGCATATCCGTTGCCGCACTTGCCGCCCCTGCCCTGCTGATCGTGCCGCTCGGCGCGGGTGCCATCGCGTCGAGCGACGGGCGAACCCTTCCCGCCTATGTCACCGCCGCCGCCGATGGCGACCCGGGGCTCGGCACCCTGCGCATCACGCCGACAGACGACGGAACCGTTGTTGCGACGGTCATTCGAGGCACGGGGGAGTTTCTCGACAGCCAATCGACGCTGGTGAACACCGGTGCGCTCGTCGCTGACGCGAACGGAGACCTTGCCCGTCTGACCGGAAACATCGTCTCGGTGAGCGGACGCGCGTTCACCCCCGACCTGCAGAAGCAAGGAATCGAGTTTCTGCTGCTCACCGCAACGCCCGATTCAGCGAGCGAAGAGCAGCAGGCCATCGCGGTCCGTGCCGAGACGGCCCTCGACGCGAATGCCGAACTCGAGAACGTCGGAGTGACCCAGGTGGGAACACTGTGGCGCACCGCGGACGAGGTGACGGGCCGTGAGGCCGGAGATGTGCGCTCTGTCGGCACGGTTCTCTCGCTCGCCGCGCTTATCGCGATGACGCTCATCGCGCTGCTCATGGCCATTCCAACGAGCAGCTCGCGTGAGGCCGCGCGCATGAGCCCACGCACCGTCGGACGGCGTGATAACAACGAGGGCATGGTCGTTCGCGATCCCCTCGATGATCAAGATTTCCTCGCGGACCCGGATGCCGAGGCCGAACCGGAGTGGGCGGATGTCGTGACGCTTCCCGGCGCGGAGCCGCCGGCACGATCCACGGACGATGGGGCCGAGAAGACGGATGAGACGGGAGATGACCGTGAATAA
- a CDS encoding WhiB family transcriptional regulator translates to MALPEYRSGVPDDWFVDPIQLGVPGVRRDVDDDNPLAWQADALCAQTDPEAFFPEKGGSTRDAKRICDSCEVRSECLEYALMNDERFGIWGGLSERERRRLKKQAS, encoded by the coding sequence ATGGCATTGCCAGAATATCGTTCCGGAGTTCCCGATGACTGGTTCGTTGACCCGATTCAGTTGGGGGTCCCTGGAGTTCGACGGGACGTCGATGATGACAATCCGTTGGCATGGCAGGCAGATGCGCTCTGCGCGCAGACTGATCCAGAGGCGTTCTTTCCAGAAAAGGGCGGCTCGACTCGAGATGCAAAACGCATCTGCGACAGTTGCGAAGTGCGATCTGAATGTCTTGAGTATGCGCTTATGAACGACGAGCGCTTCGGCATTTGGGGAGGGCTGTCAGAGCGCGAACGCCGCAGGCTCAAGAAGCAGGCGAGCTGA
- the galE gene encoding UDP-glucose 4-epimerase GalE, producing the protein MAWLVTGGAGYIGAHVVRAFGAEGIDVVVLDNLSSGHESFVPESVPFVRGSILDRDLLERTFAEHNVTGVVHVAGFKYAGVSVQKPLHTYEQNVTGTAVLLQAMQNSAVRKVVFSSSAAVYGTPDVDLVTEDTPKSPESPYGESKLIGEWMLRDEAIATGLAHTSLRYFNVVGSGYSDVYDTSPHNLFPLVFDALLGGQTPRINGNDYATPDGTCVRDYIHVADLAASHVAAAKRLDAGEPIEPVYNLGSGDGVSVGEIMQTVADVTKIDFTPQIAPRRLGDPARIVSTGARAARDLDWTMRHSLADMVSSAWEARRTAQ; encoded by the coding sequence ATGGCCTGGTTGGTCACCGGAGGCGCCGGGTACATTGGCGCGCACGTCGTTCGGGCTTTTGGCGCCGAGGGAATCGACGTCGTTGTTCTCGACAACCTCTCCAGCGGCCACGAATCATTCGTTCCCGAATCGGTTCCGTTCGTGCGCGGCTCAATCCTTGACCGCGACCTGCTCGAGCGCACATTCGCCGAGCACAACGTCACAGGGGTTGTGCACGTCGCCGGCTTCAAATATGCGGGAGTCTCCGTTCAGAAGCCGCTTCACACCTATGAGCAGAACGTCACGGGCACCGCCGTGCTTCTTCAGGCCATGCAGAATTCCGCTGTGCGCAAAGTCGTTTTTTCGTCGAGCGCCGCCGTGTACGGAACCCCCGACGTCGATCTCGTCACGGAAGACACTCCGAAATCTCCCGAGTCACCGTACGGCGAGTCCAAACTGATCGGCGAATGGATGCTGCGGGACGAAGCAATTGCCACGGGCCTCGCCCACACCTCGCTTCGCTACTTCAACGTGGTCGGCTCCGGGTACTCCGATGTCTATGACACGAGCCCGCACAACCTGTTTCCCCTCGTGTTCGACGCATTGCTCGGCGGGCAGACGCCGCGCATCAACGGAAACGACTATGCGACGCCAGACGGCACCTGCGTACGCGACTACATTCACGTCGCCGATCTTGCGGCATCGCACGTCGCGGCGGCCAAGCGCCTCGACGCCGGTGAGCCGATCGAGCCCGTGTACAACCTCGGCTCGGGTGACGGCGTCTCCGTTGGCGAGATCATGCAGACGGTGGCTGACGTGACAAAGATCGACTTCACTCCGCAGATTGCCCCTCGCCGCCTCGGTGACCCCGCACGCATCGTTTCGACGGGCGCGCGCGCCGCTCGCGACCTCGACTGGACGATGCGCCACAGCCTCGCCGACATGGTGTCGAGCGCGTGGGAAGCACGACGCACAGCACAATGA